A region of the Variovorax sp. 54 genome:
CGAACAGGGCTTCGGCATCGAGGCGATCCGCCGCATCTTCACGCGCGCGCCGGCCTCCACCTGGCCCGATCTGCTGGCCGTGGCGCGCTCGGTGTCGGGCAGCCTGTTTGCCGAAGAAACGCCCGTGGTGGTGTCGGCCCAGGCGCTGGCCACCAAGTGGCAAGGCCAGATGACACCTGCCCTGCTCGGTCGCGCCACCCGCGCCGGCCTCATGCGTGAACTGCCCGACGGCCAGGTGCAGGTGCTGAGCCCGGCGCTCGGCCAGGTCGCCGAACAACTGGCCGCGCTCGGCCTGCCGCTCGAAGCGGTCATCGGCATGCAGGAAACCATGGTCCGCACGCTGCGCACCGTGGCGCGGCGCTGGCTGCGCACGCTGGCCGACAGCCTGCTCTCCGGAGACACCCTCGATGCCGGCCGCGCCGCGCAGCTGCTCGAGAAAGCACGGCCGTTGGCCACCGGGGCGGTGCAGGCCGCCTTTCCCGTGATCCTGCAGCAGGAGCTCGACGCCCTGCTGCACAAGACCGCCTGATGCCGATGACACGCCCTCGCCTCGCTCTTTTTCCGTCCCTGCTGCTGTCGTTACTGCCGGCCTTCGTGGGCCCTGCGGCCTTCGCGCAGCAGCAGGCCCGCGGCGACACCAACGCCCTGGCACTGAGCTTCGACGCCGCGCGCCTGCGCATGGTTGAACGCTCCGACAAGCTGGCCGCCGCGCGCATGGCCGTCGAGGCCAAGGAGCTGCAGAGCGAAGGCGTCAAGCGCCTGGGCGGGCCGGTGGTCAGCATCTCGGGGCTGGCCTATGCGTACAACGCGAACCTGAACCTCGATCTCGACCCGCTCAACCAGAAGCTCGGCCAGATCGGCTCGTCGCTGCCGCCGTCGATCCAGGGCTTCATCTCGCGCGTGCCGATTCCGCAGCTGCCCAACAGCTACACGCTGAACCGCCACGACACCGGCGCCAACGCCTCGGTATCGGCCGTGTGGCCGCTCTACCTGGGCGGTGCGACCGACGCGGTGCGCGGCTTTGTCTCGGCGCAAGCGCGTGAGGCCCAGGCCGATGCCGAACAGGCCGGCCACGAAGTCGACACGCTGCTGGTGCAGCGCTACTTCGGCGCCCAGCTCGCACAGCGCGCCGCCACGCTGCGCCTGCAGGCCGAGCGCACCATCGCCCAACACGACGCGGCCGCGCAGAAGATGCTCGCGGCCGGCGTGATCTCGCGCGTCGAGCGGCTGCAGGCCAGTGCCGCCTACGAAGAGGCGCGCCGCAACGCCAGCAAGGCCGAGAACGACGCCGCGCTCGCGGGCGTGGCCCTGGCGCGCACCGTGCGCGCCGAGGGCAGCGTCACGCCGCAGACGCCGCTGTTTCTCATCAGCGCGCCGATCGAACCGCTCGGCCACTTCATCGATGCAGCGCTCACGCGGCATCCGGGCCTGGG
Encoded here:
- a CDS encoding MerR family transcriptional regulator, with translation MNASTAAPDSTAPQDLSIEALAARSGVTVRNIRAYTTSGLLPPPRLQGRLGLYGPDHVQRLALIRELREQGFGIEAIRRIFTRAPASTWPDLLAVARSVSGSLFAEETPVVVSAQALATKWQGQMTPALLGRATRAGLMRELPDGQVQVLSPALGQVAEQLAALGLPLEAVIGMQETMVRTLRTVARRWLRTLADSLLSGDTLDAGRAAQLLEKARPLATGAVQAAFPVILQQELDALLHKTA
- a CDS encoding TolC family protein, coding for MTRPRLALFPSLLLSLLPAFVGPAAFAQQQARGDTNALALSFDAARLRMVERSDKLAAARMAVEAKELQSEGVKRLGGPVVSISGLAYAYNANLNLDLDPLNQKLGQIGSSLPPSIQGFISRVPIPQLPNSYTLNRHDTGANASVSAVWPLYLGGATDAVRGFVSAQAREAQADAEQAGHEVDTLLVQRYFGAQLAQRAATLRLQAERTIAQHDAAAQKMLAAGVISRVERLQASAAYEEARRNASKAENDAALAGVALARTVRAEGSVTPQTPLFLISAPIEPLGHFIDAALTRHPGLGKVAAKKAQAEQLHEGEEALRRPQVIAFGTREIKSGNADWVAGLGVRWTLYDSVDRNALSAASHKQVEQAERTDLQARSDISLLVERNWRALDNARRQYLEMKVSVELAQEVVKLRTAGLREGTSTTLDLIDAETNQAKVLTERAQAANDYVQALAQLLESAGLSETFSDYIARADVKVN